In Carassius gibelio isolate Cgi1373 ecotype wild population from Czech Republic chromosome B17, carGib1.2-hapl.c, whole genome shotgun sequence, a single window of DNA contains:
- the ppp1r13ba gene encoding protein phosphatase 1, regulatory subunit 13Ba isoform X4, with translation MRRFISMVLRSLVSTSKARPWLQKRARAQGKEDRKLKMILTVFLSDNQQLLTEVPITPETLCKDVVEFCKEAGESGCHLAEVWRGKERAIPFDQLMLEHLQKWGPRRQEVKFYLRHEESPIANASQAGSQTSEQEDRKSKGNSDKPCENGVGNPRVELTLSELQEMAMRQQQQIETQQQMLIAKEQRLRYLKQQDPRQGQSVSESEKLQRLRERVESQEAKLKKVRAMRGQVDYSKLINGNLSAEIEHVSSLFQEKQAELQSAMLKVDHLTQQLDDLQRGRLNGLQPLGGPVTSNAALELRKLYQELQIRNKLNQEQNSKLQQHKDMLNKRNMEVTMMDKRIGDLRERLHKKKAELGRMSGPPSPQPTPGSSGRVAAVCPYIQVPVPGRKEGGYSLPPDPLKPQSLSTSATVNHARSKSANDAVWPSFSNNRVPLKPPDWKDTSQAHTSKMGTSDKEAPKLLGTVTALSKQPPPIYGTYPSAGHHSTVCATSSLPRSAPGTLGWQRAPPASGSSSQQIQQRITVPPSPTPQSGSPLFHQGERTEPPLAVAVRPFIPDRGSRPQSPRKGPATMNSSSIYNMYLQQPTAKNYSISSRAAVKAVYGKPVLPGSTSPSPVPLYQHSTTDEVDREVAQESTPLPPPSVENIPRPLSPTKLTPVAHSPLRYQSDIDLELLRRKLANAPRPLKKRSSITEPEGPSGPNIQKLLYQRFNTLAGGIENGVGGTPFYQPDSPMNYMATTLGEVDTANGNLMESSILAEPSAEPEIPIPPPTSSVSPTADDKENQLTHLSSDSGGAQSADTSDHSPKDNNKDNHNNNHTYFTDTQSSSVPEPHSPAEQDTTAHPATPPGVSTLKRTNLKKPGSERTGHGLRVKFNPLALLLDASLEGEFDLVQRIIYEVDNPSTPNDEGITPLHNAVCAGHHHIVKFLLDFGVNVNAADSDGWTPLHCAASCNNVHLCKLLVESGAAIFATTISDVETAADKCEEMEEGYVQCSQFLYGVQEKLGVMNKGTVYALWSYEAQSADELSFHEGDALTIMSRRDDSETEWWWARLNDKEGYVPRNLLGLYPRIKPRQRSLA, from the exons ATGAGGAGGTTCATCAGTATGGTGCTACGCAGCCTGGTCAGCACCTCCAAGGCCAGGCCCTGGCTGCAAAAGAGAGCGCGGGCACAGGGGAAGGAAGACCGGAAGCTCAAG ATGATTCTGACTGTATTCCTGAGTGATAATCAACAGTTGCTGACGGAGGTGCCCATTACCCCAGAGACTCTCTGTAAGGATGTGGTGGAGTTCTGCAAAGAGGCTGGGGAGAGCGGCTGCCACCTCGCTGAGGTCTGGAGAGGAAAAG AGAGAGCGATCCCTTTTGATCAGCTGATGTTGGAGCACCTACAGAAATGGGGTCCgaggagacaggaagtgaagttcTACTTGCGGCACGAGGAGTCTCCCATCGCAAACGCTTCTCAAG CAGGAAGTCAAACTTCAGAGCAGGAAGACAGGAAGAGCAAGGGAAACTCGGACAAGCCTTGCGAGAATGGG gTGGGGAATCCGCGTGTGGAGCTAACTCTGTCAGAGCTGCAGGAGATGGCAATGCGACAGCAGCAGCAGATCGAAACTCAGCAGCAGATGCTGATAGCTAAG GAGCAACGATTGCGGTATTTGAAGCAGCAGGACCCCCGTCAGGGCCAGTCCGTGTCTGAGAGTGAGAAGCTCCAGAGGTTGAGGGAAAGAGTGGAAAGTCAAGAAGCCAAACTCAAGAAGGTCCGTGCCATGAGGGGCCAAGTGGACTACAGCAAACTCATCAATGGCAACCTGT ctgcagaaattgagcATGTTAGCAGCCTGTTCCAGGAAAAGCAGGCAGAGCTGCAGTCAGCCATGCTTAAGGTGGACCATCTCACACAGCAGCTAGACGATCTGCAACGGGGACGTCTCAATGGACTGCAGCCTCTGGGGGGACCGGTGACCAGTAATGCTGCCCTGGAACTACGCAAACTCTACCAGGAACTGCAG ATCCGGAACAAGCTAAATCAGGAACAGAACAGCAAGCTACAGCAACACAAGGATATGCTTAACAAGCGCAACATGGAGGTGACCATGATGGACAAGCGTATTGGGGACCTCAGAGAGCGTCTCCACAAGAAAAAAGCAGAG CTTGGCCGAATGAGTGGTCCTCCCTCCCCTCAGCCCACCCCAGGCAGTTCCGGGCGAGTGGCAGCAGTCTGTCCCTACATCCAGGTCCCGGTGCCCGGGCGAAAGGAAGGAGGCTACAGTTTACCGCCTGATCCCCTGAAGCCACAGTCTCTCTCCACCTCTGCTACAGTCAACCATGCTCGCTCCAAGTCAG CTAATGATGCAGTCTGGCCCTCGTTCAGCAATAATAGGGTTCCTCTAAAACCTCCAGACTGGAAGGACACAAGTCAAGCTCATACCAGCAAGATGGGTACCTCAGACAAG GAAGCCCCTAAGCTGTTAGGGACAGTAACAGCACTGTCTAAGCAGCCTCCACCCATCTATGGAACTTATCCCAGTGCAGGCCATCACTCCACAGTCTGTGCCACCAGCTCTTTGCCTCGCTCTGCTCCTGGCACATTAGGCTGGCAGAGAGCACCCCCTGCCTCTGGTTCTTCTTCACAGCAGATCCAGCAGCGGATAACAGTGCCTCCCAGTCCTACACCTCAATCGGGGTCACCCCTATTCCATCAGGGTGAAAGGACAGAGCCTCCTCTTGCTGTGGCAGTACGTCCCTTTATTCCGGACAGGGGGTCCCGGCCCCAGTCTCCAAGGAAGGGTCCTGCCACTATGAACTCCAGCTCAATCTACAATATGTACTTGCAGCAGCCAACAGCCAAAAACTACTCCATCAGCAGTAGAGCTGCAGTTAAAGCAG TATATGGAAAACCAGTCTTACCTGGTTCCACCTCTCCTTCTCCAGTTCCACTCTACCAACACTCCACCACAGATGAGGTTGACAGAGAGGTGGCCCAAGAAAGCACTCCCTTACCTCCACCCAGTGTGGAGAACATCCCTCGCCCTCTCAGTCCAACTAAACTGACTCCTGTGGCCCACTCCCCTCTCCGTTACCAAAGTGACATAGACCTGGAGTTGCTTAGAAGGAAATTAGCCAATGCTCCCCGACCTTTAAAGAAGAGAAGCTCCATCACAGAACCAGAAGGACCCAGTGGACCCAACATACAGAAGCTCTTATATCAGCGATTCAACACCCTTGCAGGAGGAATCGAGAATGGAGTTGGTGGTACACCCTTCTACCAGCCTGACAGTCCTATGAACTACATGGCCACAACCCTGGGCGAAGTGGACACTGCAAATGGGAACCTGATGGAATCAAGCATCTTAGCTGAACCTTCAGCAGAGCCAGAAATCCCAATCCCTCCTCCCACCTCATCCGTGTCACCAACAGCTGATGATAAGGAGAACCAGCTGACACATCTATCTAGTGACTCAGGGGGTGCCCAGTCTGCGGACACCTCAGACCATTCTCCTAAGGACAACAACAAGGACAATCATAACAACAaccacacatattttacagacacaCAATCTAGCTCAGTACCAGAACCTCATTCCCCTGCAGAGCAGGACACTACAGCACACCCAGCCACTCCTCCTGGTGTATCTACG CTCAAGCGCACCAACTTGAAGAAGCCCGGCTCTGAGAGGACAGGTCATGGCTTGAGGGTTAAGTTCAATCCTCTTGCACTGCTTTTGGATGCATCTTTGGAGGGCGAGTTTGATTTGGTGCAAAGGATTATTTATGAG GTGGACAATCCTAGTACTCCAAATGATGAAGGTATCACGCCTCTCCATAATGCAGTATGTGCAGGTCACCACCATATTGTGAAATTCCTGCTGGATTTTGGGGTCAATGTCAACGCAGCAGATAGTGATGGATG GACGCCCCTGCACTGTGCAGCGTCATGCAACAATGTTCATCTTTGCAAGCTGCTGGTGGAGTCTGGAGCTGCCATTTTTGCCACTACTATCAGTGATGTGGAGACGGCAGCAGACAAGTGCGAAGAGATGGAGGAGGGTTATGTCCAGTGCTCTCAGTTTTTATATG GTGTGCAAGAGAAACTGGGTGTAATGAATAAAGGGACGGTATATGCCCTGTGGAGCTATGAAGCTCAGAGTGCAGATGAGCTGTCTTTCCATGAGGGCGATGCTCTCACCATCATGAGCCGTAGAGATGACAGCGAGACAGAGTGGTGGTGGGCCAGACTTAATGACAAGGAGGGATACGTACCACGCAACTTGTTAGGG CTGTACCCAAGGATCAAACCCAGGCAACGTTCCCTGGCATAG
- the ppp1r13ba gene encoding protein phosphatase 1, regulatory subunit 13Ba isoform X1 produces MRRFISMVLRSLVSTSKARPWLQKRARAQGKEDRKLKMILTVFLSDNQQLLTEVPITPETLCKDVVEFCKEAGESGCHLAEVWRGKERAIPFDQLMLEHLQKWGPRRQEVKFYLRHEESPIANASQAGSQTSEQEDRKSKGNSDKPCENGVGNPRVELTLSELQEMAMRQQQQIETQQQMLIAKEQRLRYLKQQDPRQGQSVSESEKLQRLRERVESQEAKLKKVRAMRGQVDYSKLINGNLSAEIEHVSSLFQEKQAELQSAMLKVDHLTQQLDDLQRGRLNGLQPLGGPVTSNAALELRKLYQELQIRNKLNQEQNSKLQQHKDMLNKRNMEVTMMDKRIGDLRERLHKKKAELGRMSGPPSPQPTPGSSGRVAAVCPYIQVPVPGRKEGGYSLPPDPLKPQSLSTSATVNHARSKSEEERVRMPAGPWKVSDLDIIVDPLVPTSGPREGPEAPTDSDCTSTNDAVWPSFSNNRVPLKPPDWKDTSQAHTSKMGTSDKEAPKLLGTVTALSKQPPPIYGTYPSAGHHSTVCATSSLPRSAPGTLGWQRAPPASGSSSQQIQQRITVPPSPTPQSGSPLFHQGERTEPPLAVAVRPFIPDRGSRPQSPRKGPATMNSSSIYNMYLQQPTAKNYSISSRAAVKAVYGKPVLPGSTSPSPVPLYQHSTTDEVDREVAQESTPLPPPSVENIPRPLSPTKLTPVAHSPLRYQSDIDLELLRRKLANAPRPLKKRSSITEPEGPSGPNIQKLLYQRFNTLAGGIENGVGGTPFYQPDSPMNYMATTLGEVDTANGNLMESSILAEPSAEPEIPIPPPTSSVSPTADDKENQLTHLSSDSGGAQSADTSDHSPKDNNKDNHNNNHTYFTDTQSSSVPEPHSPAEQDTTAHPATPPGVSTLKRTNLKKPGSERTGHGLRVKFNPLALLLDASLEGEFDLVQRIIYEVDNPSTPNDEGITPLHNAVCAGHHHIVKFLLDFGVNVNAADSDGWTPLHCAASCNNVHLCKLLVESGAAIFATTISDVETAADKCEEMEEGYVQCSQFLYGVQEKLGVMNKGTVYALWSYEAQSADELSFHEGDALTIMSRRDDSETEWWWARLNDKEGYVPRNLLGLYPRIKPRQRSLA; encoded by the exons ATGAGGAGGTTCATCAGTATGGTGCTACGCAGCCTGGTCAGCACCTCCAAGGCCAGGCCCTGGCTGCAAAAGAGAGCGCGGGCACAGGGGAAGGAAGACCGGAAGCTCAAG ATGATTCTGACTGTATTCCTGAGTGATAATCAACAGTTGCTGACGGAGGTGCCCATTACCCCAGAGACTCTCTGTAAGGATGTGGTGGAGTTCTGCAAAGAGGCTGGGGAGAGCGGCTGCCACCTCGCTGAGGTCTGGAGAGGAAAAG AGAGAGCGATCCCTTTTGATCAGCTGATGTTGGAGCACCTACAGAAATGGGGTCCgaggagacaggaagtgaagttcTACTTGCGGCACGAGGAGTCTCCCATCGCAAACGCTTCTCAAG CAGGAAGTCAAACTTCAGAGCAGGAAGACAGGAAGAGCAAGGGAAACTCGGACAAGCCTTGCGAGAATGGG gTGGGGAATCCGCGTGTGGAGCTAACTCTGTCAGAGCTGCAGGAGATGGCAATGCGACAGCAGCAGCAGATCGAAACTCAGCAGCAGATGCTGATAGCTAAG GAGCAACGATTGCGGTATTTGAAGCAGCAGGACCCCCGTCAGGGCCAGTCCGTGTCTGAGAGTGAGAAGCTCCAGAGGTTGAGGGAAAGAGTGGAAAGTCAAGAAGCCAAACTCAAGAAGGTCCGTGCCATGAGGGGCCAAGTGGACTACAGCAAACTCATCAATGGCAACCTGT ctgcagaaattgagcATGTTAGCAGCCTGTTCCAGGAAAAGCAGGCAGAGCTGCAGTCAGCCATGCTTAAGGTGGACCATCTCACACAGCAGCTAGACGATCTGCAACGGGGACGTCTCAATGGACTGCAGCCTCTGGGGGGACCGGTGACCAGTAATGCTGCCCTGGAACTACGCAAACTCTACCAGGAACTGCAG ATCCGGAACAAGCTAAATCAGGAACAGAACAGCAAGCTACAGCAACACAAGGATATGCTTAACAAGCGCAACATGGAGGTGACCATGATGGACAAGCGTATTGGGGACCTCAGAGAGCGTCTCCACAAGAAAAAAGCAGAG CTTGGCCGAATGAGTGGTCCTCCCTCCCCTCAGCCCACCCCAGGCAGTTCCGGGCGAGTGGCAGCAGTCTGTCCCTACATCCAGGTCCCGGTGCCCGGGCGAAAGGAAGGAGGCTACAGTTTACCGCCTGATCCCCTGAAGCCACAGTCTCTCTCCACCTCTGCTACAGTCAACCATGCTCGCTCCAAGTCAG AGGAAGAGAGGGTGAGGATGCCTGCAGGCCCATGGAAGGTCTCAGACTTAGACATCATAGTGGACCCTCTGGTGCCGACCTCAGGGCCTAGAGAGGGGCCAGAGGCCCCCACAGACTCCGACTGTACTTCTA CTAATGATGCAGTCTGGCCCTCGTTCAGCAATAATAGGGTTCCTCTAAAACCTCCAGACTGGAAGGACACAAGTCAAGCTCATACCAGCAAGATGGGTACCTCAGACAAG GAAGCCCCTAAGCTGTTAGGGACAGTAACAGCACTGTCTAAGCAGCCTCCACCCATCTATGGAACTTATCCCAGTGCAGGCCATCACTCCACAGTCTGTGCCACCAGCTCTTTGCCTCGCTCTGCTCCTGGCACATTAGGCTGGCAGAGAGCACCCCCTGCCTCTGGTTCTTCTTCACAGCAGATCCAGCAGCGGATAACAGTGCCTCCCAGTCCTACACCTCAATCGGGGTCACCCCTATTCCATCAGGGTGAAAGGACAGAGCCTCCTCTTGCTGTGGCAGTACGTCCCTTTATTCCGGACAGGGGGTCCCGGCCCCAGTCTCCAAGGAAGGGTCCTGCCACTATGAACTCCAGCTCAATCTACAATATGTACTTGCAGCAGCCAACAGCCAAAAACTACTCCATCAGCAGTAGAGCTGCAGTTAAAGCAG TATATGGAAAACCAGTCTTACCTGGTTCCACCTCTCCTTCTCCAGTTCCACTCTACCAACACTCCACCACAGATGAGGTTGACAGAGAGGTGGCCCAAGAAAGCACTCCCTTACCTCCACCCAGTGTGGAGAACATCCCTCGCCCTCTCAGTCCAACTAAACTGACTCCTGTGGCCCACTCCCCTCTCCGTTACCAAAGTGACATAGACCTGGAGTTGCTTAGAAGGAAATTAGCCAATGCTCCCCGACCTTTAAAGAAGAGAAGCTCCATCACAGAACCAGAAGGACCCAGTGGACCCAACATACAGAAGCTCTTATATCAGCGATTCAACACCCTTGCAGGAGGAATCGAGAATGGAGTTGGTGGTACACCCTTCTACCAGCCTGACAGTCCTATGAACTACATGGCCACAACCCTGGGCGAAGTGGACACTGCAAATGGGAACCTGATGGAATCAAGCATCTTAGCTGAACCTTCAGCAGAGCCAGAAATCCCAATCCCTCCTCCCACCTCATCCGTGTCACCAACAGCTGATGATAAGGAGAACCAGCTGACACATCTATCTAGTGACTCAGGGGGTGCCCAGTCTGCGGACACCTCAGACCATTCTCCTAAGGACAACAACAAGGACAATCATAACAACAaccacacatattttacagacacaCAATCTAGCTCAGTACCAGAACCTCATTCCCCTGCAGAGCAGGACACTACAGCACACCCAGCCACTCCTCCTGGTGTATCTACG CTCAAGCGCACCAACTTGAAGAAGCCCGGCTCTGAGAGGACAGGTCATGGCTTGAGGGTTAAGTTCAATCCTCTTGCACTGCTTTTGGATGCATCTTTGGAGGGCGAGTTTGATTTGGTGCAAAGGATTATTTATGAG GTGGACAATCCTAGTACTCCAAATGATGAAGGTATCACGCCTCTCCATAATGCAGTATGTGCAGGTCACCACCATATTGTGAAATTCCTGCTGGATTTTGGGGTCAATGTCAACGCAGCAGATAGTGATGGATG GACGCCCCTGCACTGTGCAGCGTCATGCAACAATGTTCATCTTTGCAAGCTGCTGGTGGAGTCTGGAGCTGCCATTTTTGCCACTACTATCAGTGATGTGGAGACGGCAGCAGACAAGTGCGAAGAGATGGAGGAGGGTTATGTCCAGTGCTCTCAGTTTTTATATG GTGTGCAAGAGAAACTGGGTGTAATGAATAAAGGGACGGTATATGCCCTGTGGAGCTATGAAGCTCAGAGTGCAGATGAGCTGTCTTTCCATGAGGGCGATGCTCTCACCATCATGAGCCGTAGAGATGACAGCGAGACAGAGTGGTGGTGGGCCAGACTTAATGACAAGGAGGGATACGTACCACGCAACTTGTTAGGG CTGTACCCAAGGATCAAACCCAGGCAACGTTCCCTGGCATAG
- the ppp1r13ba gene encoding protein phosphatase 1, regulatory subunit 13Ba isoform X2 — translation MRRFISMVLRSLVSTSKARPWLQKRARAQGKEDRKLKMILTVFLSDNQQLLTEVPITPETLCKDVVEFCKEAGESGCHLAEVWRGKERAIPFDQLMLEHLQKWGPRRQEVKFYLRHEESPIANASQGSQTSEQEDRKSKGNSDKPCENGVGNPRVELTLSELQEMAMRQQQQIETQQQMLIAKEQRLRYLKQQDPRQGQSVSESEKLQRLRERVESQEAKLKKVRAMRGQVDYSKLINGNLSAEIEHVSSLFQEKQAELQSAMLKVDHLTQQLDDLQRGRLNGLQPLGGPVTSNAALELRKLYQELQIRNKLNQEQNSKLQQHKDMLNKRNMEVTMMDKRIGDLRERLHKKKAELGRMSGPPSPQPTPGSSGRVAAVCPYIQVPVPGRKEGGYSLPPDPLKPQSLSTSATVNHARSKSEEERVRMPAGPWKVSDLDIIVDPLVPTSGPREGPEAPTDSDCTSTNDAVWPSFSNNRVPLKPPDWKDTSQAHTSKMGTSDKEAPKLLGTVTALSKQPPPIYGTYPSAGHHSTVCATSSLPRSAPGTLGWQRAPPASGSSSQQIQQRITVPPSPTPQSGSPLFHQGERTEPPLAVAVRPFIPDRGSRPQSPRKGPATMNSSSIYNMYLQQPTAKNYSISSRAAVKAVYGKPVLPGSTSPSPVPLYQHSTTDEVDREVAQESTPLPPPSVENIPRPLSPTKLTPVAHSPLRYQSDIDLELLRRKLANAPRPLKKRSSITEPEGPSGPNIQKLLYQRFNTLAGGIENGVGGTPFYQPDSPMNYMATTLGEVDTANGNLMESSILAEPSAEPEIPIPPPTSSVSPTADDKENQLTHLSSDSGGAQSADTSDHSPKDNNKDNHNNNHTYFTDTQSSSVPEPHSPAEQDTTAHPATPPGVSTLKRTNLKKPGSERTGHGLRVKFNPLALLLDASLEGEFDLVQRIIYEVDNPSTPNDEGITPLHNAVCAGHHHIVKFLLDFGVNVNAADSDGWTPLHCAASCNNVHLCKLLVESGAAIFATTISDVETAADKCEEMEEGYVQCSQFLYGVQEKLGVMNKGTVYALWSYEAQSADELSFHEGDALTIMSRRDDSETEWWWARLNDKEGYVPRNLLGLYPRIKPRQRSLA, via the exons ATGAGGAGGTTCATCAGTATGGTGCTACGCAGCCTGGTCAGCACCTCCAAGGCCAGGCCCTGGCTGCAAAAGAGAGCGCGGGCACAGGGGAAGGAAGACCGGAAGCTCAAG ATGATTCTGACTGTATTCCTGAGTGATAATCAACAGTTGCTGACGGAGGTGCCCATTACCCCAGAGACTCTCTGTAAGGATGTGGTGGAGTTCTGCAAAGAGGCTGGGGAGAGCGGCTGCCACCTCGCTGAGGTCTGGAGAGGAAAAG AGAGAGCGATCCCTTTTGATCAGCTGATGTTGGAGCACCTACAGAAATGGGGTCCgaggagacaggaagtgaagttcTACTTGCGGCACGAGGAGTCTCCCATCGCAAACGCTTCTCAAG GAAGTCAAACTTCAGAGCAGGAAGACAGGAAGAGCAAGGGAAACTCGGACAAGCCTTGCGAGAATGGG gTGGGGAATCCGCGTGTGGAGCTAACTCTGTCAGAGCTGCAGGAGATGGCAATGCGACAGCAGCAGCAGATCGAAACTCAGCAGCAGATGCTGATAGCTAAG GAGCAACGATTGCGGTATTTGAAGCAGCAGGACCCCCGTCAGGGCCAGTCCGTGTCTGAGAGTGAGAAGCTCCAGAGGTTGAGGGAAAGAGTGGAAAGTCAAGAAGCCAAACTCAAGAAGGTCCGTGCCATGAGGGGCCAAGTGGACTACAGCAAACTCATCAATGGCAACCTGT ctgcagaaattgagcATGTTAGCAGCCTGTTCCAGGAAAAGCAGGCAGAGCTGCAGTCAGCCATGCTTAAGGTGGACCATCTCACACAGCAGCTAGACGATCTGCAACGGGGACGTCTCAATGGACTGCAGCCTCTGGGGGGACCGGTGACCAGTAATGCTGCCCTGGAACTACGCAAACTCTACCAGGAACTGCAG ATCCGGAACAAGCTAAATCAGGAACAGAACAGCAAGCTACAGCAACACAAGGATATGCTTAACAAGCGCAACATGGAGGTGACCATGATGGACAAGCGTATTGGGGACCTCAGAGAGCGTCTCCACAAGAAAAAAGCAGAG CTTGGCCGAATGAGTGGTCCTCCCTCCCCTCAGCCCACCCCAGGCAGTTCCGGGCGAGTGGCAGCAGTCTGTCCCTACATCCAGGTCCCGGTGCCCGGGCGAAAGGAAGGAGGCTACAGTTTACCGCCTGATCCCCTGAAGCCACAGTCTCTCTCCACCTCTGCTACAGTCAACCATGCTCGCTCCAAGTCAG AGGAAGAGAGGGTGAGGATGCCTGCAGGCCCATGGAAGGTCTCAGACTTAGACATCATAGTGGACCCTCTGGTGCCGACCTCAGGGCCTAGAGAGGGGCCAGAGGCCCCCACAGACTCCGACTGTACTTCTA CTAATGATGCAGTCTGGCCCTCGTTCAGCAATAATAGGGTTCCTCTAAAACCTCCAGACTGGAAGGACACAAGTCAAGCTCATACCAGCAAGATGGGTACCTCAGACAAG GAAGCCCCTAAGCTGTTAGGGACAGTAACAGCACTGTCTAAGCAGCCTCCACCCATCTATGGAACTTATCCCAGTGCAGGCCATCACTCCACAGTCTGTGCCACCAGCTCTTTGCCTCGCTCTGCTCCTGGCACATTAGGCTGGCAGAGAGCACCCCCTGCCTCTGGTTCTTCTTCACAGCAGATCCAGCAGCGGATAACAGTGCCTCCCAGTCCTACACCTCAATCGGGGTCACCCCTATTCCATCAGGGTGAAAGGACAGAGCCTCCTCTTGCTGTGGCAGTACGTCCCTTTATTCCGGACAGGGGGTCCCGGCCCCAGTCTCCAAGGAAGGGTCCTGCCACTATGAACTCCAGCTCAATCTACAATATGTACTTGCAGCAGCCAACAGCCAAAAACTACTCCATCAGCAGTAGAGCTGCAGTTAAAGCAG TATATGGAAAACCAGTCTTACCTGGTTCCACCTCTCCTTCTCCAGTTCCACTCTACCAACACTCCACCACAGATGAGGTTGACAGAGAGGTGGCCCAAGAAAGCACTCCCTTACCTCCACCCAGTGTGGAGAACATCCCTCGCCCTCTCAGTCCAACTAAACTGACTCCTGTGGCCCACTCCCCTCTCCGTTACCAAAGTGACATAGACCTGGAGTTGCTTAGAAGGAAATTAGCCAATGCTCCCCGACCTTTAAAGAAGAGAAGCTCCATCACAGAACCAGAAGGACCCAGTGGACCCAACATACAGAAGCTCTTATATCAGCGATTCAACACCCTTGCAGGAGGAATCGAGAATGGAGTTGGTGGTACACCCTTCTACCAGCCTGACAGTCCTATGAACTACATGGCCACAACCCTGGGCGAAGTGGACACTGCAAATGGGAACCTGATGGAATCAAGCATCTTAGCTGAACCTTCAGCAGAGCCAGAAATCCCAATCCCTCCTCCCACCTCATCCGTGTCACCAACAGCTGATGATAAGGAGAACCAGCTGACACATCTATCTAGTGACTCAGGGGGTGCCCAGTCTGCGGACACCTCAGACCATTCTCCTAAGGACAACAACAAGGACAATCATAACAACAaccacacatattttacagacacaCAATCTAGCTCAGTACCAGAACCTCATTCCCCTGCAGAGCAGGACACTACAGCACACCCAGCCACTCCTCCTGGTGTATCTACG CTCAAGCGCACCAACTTGAAGAAGCCCGGCTCTGAGAGGACAGGTCATGGCTTGAGGGTTAAGTTCAATCCTCTTGCACTGCTTTTGGATGCATCTTTGGAGGGCGAGTTTGATTTGGTGCAAAGGATTATTTATGAG GTGGACAATCCTAGTACTCCAAATGATGAAGGTATCACGCCTCTCCATAATGCAGTATGTGCAGGTCACCACCATATTGTGAAATTCCTGCTGGATTTTGGGGTCAATGTCAACGCAGCAGATAGTGATGGATG GACGCCCCTGCACTGTGCAGCGTCATGCAACAATGTTCATCTTTGCAAGCTGCTGGTGGAGTCTGGAGCTGCCATTTTTGCCACTACTATCAGTGATGTGGAGACGGCAGCAGACAAGTGCGAAGAGATGGAGGAGGGTTATGTCCAGTGCTCTCAGTTTTTATATG GTGTGCAAGAGAAACTGGGTGTAATGAATAAAGGGACGGTATATGCCCTGTGGAGCTATGAAGCTCAGAGTGCAGATGAGCTGTCTTTCCATGAGGGCGATGCTCTCACCATCATGAGCCGTAGAGATGACAGCGAGACAGAGTGGTGGTGGGCCAGACTTAATGACAAGGAGGGATACGTACCACGCAACTTGTTAGGG CTGTACCCAAGGATCAAACCCAGGCAACGTTCCCTGGCATAG